The Oryza sativa Japonica Group chromosome 11, ASM3414082v1 DNA window tttgccaactaattAATCGGCATCTGTTTAGTCTAAATCTCACCTCGATCGATAAGgcgaccacacacaaggaacaAGAAGCTCCTTTGGGTTTCTTGCTTTCCCACTCGTCTTGTTGTTTATCATTTCTGGCCATGTCGGCATGCTGGTTCGGCCGAGGTGTTATCTAGTGCTTGGCTGTTTCCTGCTCCATGATCACGAGCCCCTTTCGGTGGTTAGTGTTGCTGATACTGCAATTAATCACCATTGACACGGCTTCAAACTCTTGAGCCATGCATTCTCCatatcttttttcttcttctttttccagCAAATTAAACCATTAGTAGGAGTATTCAATTGGCCTGCCGCCCGCGTACGTGTCAGATTTCAGTATGGTCCTCGTGGAAACAATTATTGCAAACATACTACTCCACTGTACTGCCATGGGACAGCTCATGACACTATCAGGAGGCACTCTTAAAAATACTCATGTTTGCATTAGAGATTAGATAAGGGTTCTTTTGTGTTTGTGCAAGTTATGGTTgtaggaaagaaagaaagtatTTATTCTCGAGataagaaaagagaaagtattTATGAAAAGGAATAAAAACACTGCAACAATATAGAAGCTGAAGAAAGAAAGTCATTGGTAGTATATCCTGTAGACAGTTGCAGGCAGCAATTGCAAAATTCAGATATGTCAAGAAGAGACAGACGATATGTTCAGTCATGATGCTGACTTtaattttgctctttttttcttcaagcCATAAATGGTAAAGGTGGCCTAACCAAACACTCCAAATCTAACACTCAATAACGTTTCTTGTTCGTTTTTGCCTTGGGAGTTTATGTTTCAAACTCTTCAACAACCTGTTAATATAGTGAGGTGGCTGGTCCGGTTTTAGTCGATCTGGTGAAGAAATGCTAGATGTTTCTGTTACGCAGTTGCATGAAGCAAGAAGCAAAAATATGCTTCCCAAGTTTAGTCACTGTCAGTACTGTATGACATGGCTTAGTACTGACAGAGAAGAGAACAAATCAAGGTTGGACCAATGTTCTGTCCAATGTTGAGTCAGTGAACAAAAGTCAACACGAAACTATGTGCTCCTATTTATTCACCTCAATTTATCATTCTGTTCATGATTTAGTCAGTACAATAATTTATTAAAACAGTGGTCCTTATTGATGTACACATATTACTTCATGTTTAGACAGATGTACACCTATGATTTAATCAAACATGGATATCTTAAATTACAATATAGGTTACTGTCTTGTTCATGGATcatcaaattttcaaaaaatacaGGCATCATCAAGTTGCATGGATGAATACAACTTATCAGTAGAATGCAATCCATGAATCTCATTTCAGCAAGATGCCTGTATTTTTTGATCCATGTCACTCTCATCTACTGACAATACAGGCATCATCAAGTTACATGGATATATCCATGTCACTCTCATCTTGTCAAAAAATACAGTCATGTCAGTAGAATGCAATCCATGAATATCATTTCAGCaagatagtaaaaaaaatatatgacaaGTAAAATGTGCTAATTAATTCGAAAGGTAGCCTGAACTCGGTGTACAGTTCAGATTCTCACTGAATTGGACCAGAATTCCACTGAAATGTTCTTCAGATAACTGAAATGCTTGACGACCTCTCTGAAGAAACTTCCTATTTTGGATGGAAATTTTCAGGTGCACATATCAGCAGTAGGCTCTGACAAGATGAGAGTGACATggatcaccggcggcgacgcgccggcCACCGTGGAGTACGGCACGACCTCCGGCCAGTACCCGTTCTCGGCGACCGGAAGCACCAACACCTACTCCTACGTCCTCTACCACTCCGGCAACATCCACGACGTCGTCATCGGCCCACTGCAACCCAGCACCACCTACTTCTACCGCTGCAGCAACGACACCTCCCGCGAGCTCTCCTTCcgtacgccgccggcgagcctccCCTTCAAGTTCGTCGTCGCCGGTAAGCTTAGCTGCACTGCATGTGTTCGAATGCTTGTGTGAGCTTCGTGACATCGTGTTTAGTTCATTGTCAAAAGAAAATATTGACGTATATGGATATACATTTTAAgtttaaacgtagactaataacaaaacaaattacaaattccgattgtaaactgtgagacgaatcttttgagcctaattaatctgtcattagcatatgtgggttactgtagcacttacagctaatcatgacgtaattaggcttaaaagattcgtctggCGATTTACAGTtgaactgtgcaattagtttttctttttttgtccacatttgATGTTCATACctgtgtctaaacatttgatgtgacggaaaagttgaaatctaGACACAGCACTGACATGTCTCTCATGGCGGACGTTCCAGGTGATCTTGGGCAGACGGGATGGACGGAGTCGACGCTCCGGCacatcggcggcgacgactacgACATGCTGCTGCTCCCCGGCGACCTGTCGTACGCCGACCTGTACCAGCCGAGGTGGGACACGTACGGCCGCCTCGTGGAGCCGCTGGCGAGCGCGCGGCCATGGATGGTGACGCAGGGGAACCACGAGGTGGAGAGGATCCCCCTCGTGGAGCCCCACGCGTTCAAGGCGTACAACGCGCGGTGGCGCATGCCGTTCGATGCCggcgcgtcgccgtcggggTCCAACCTCTACTACTCcttcgacgtcgccggcggcgccgtgcaCGTCATCATGCTGGGCTCCTACGCCGACTACGCCGCCGGCTCGGCGCAGCACCGGTGGCTGCgccgcgacctcgccgccgtcgaccgcgccAGGGCGGCGTTCGTGGTGGCGCTGGTGCACGCGCCGTGGTACAACAGCAACGAAGCGCACCGGGGCGAGGGCGACGCCATGCGCGCCGCCATGGAGGAGCTCCtccgcggcgcgcgcgtggaCGCGGTGTTCGCCGGGCACGTCCACGCGTACGAGAGGTTCGCGCGGGTGTACGGCGGGAAGGAGGACCCGTGCGGCGCGGTGCACGTGACGATCGGCGACGGAGGGAACCGGGAGGGGCTCGCCGGGAGCTACGTCGACCCGcagccggcggcgtcggcgttcCGGGAGGCGAGCTTCGGGCACGGGAGGCTGGAGGTGGTGAACGCGACGCACGCGCTGTGGACGTGGCAccggaacgacgacgacgaggcggtggTCGCCGACCAGGCCTGGATCACCAGCCTCGCCTCCAACCCGGCTTGCAACAAGTGACCCCATCAAtccatcagaaattcagaatgtaGCAGAAACAGATTTatgaattatataattatataagtTAATTTATTGCATTGATATCGATAATTAGAAATTTAGCATTAGTACTTCTACAGTTCTATGTATGTTAGAAGATACTCTATCTGTCACATAACTTAGAACGAGATGTGAGCCTCTCATACTGATTTGTTTTTCTTATGATAGAAACCCAAACACGAGTTAAATCATTAGCGTATGATCAATTAAGcattagaaaaaaacaaaaatagattaatataacttTTCAAAGTAACTTTCCTTGAGAAAATTCTTACAAAAATCACAGTGCTTAACAATTTGAGAAGGGTGCACGTAAAAAATAAGAGAGTATGGTTAAGAGAGAGGAGTATAGAACACACTATccttatataaaaagttttgaaAATCTAATAGCGACAGGCGCAAACACTTTTTCCTAACTACTCTACTTTCTTCAATTCTATAATTCTTGACGTTTTAGACAAGATTAAAGTCAATGTTTATGACTTTGATcatcaatatatttaataatatttaatttaaagaTAATATAACAACATATACAAATTTATCTATCTTACGGAGTactataattaaaaataaaaataaattatttattacatatatgataattaaaaaatatagtcaaaatatattttgaaaattatattaatacCCAAAACGTCAAATAATTATGGAACTTGAGGAAGTAACACCGTAAAATGCTGATAATTAAATTACTTGTTGCAATCTCTCTCTGTAACGTTCATTCCGAGACGAACGGAGATGGTTAATGATCTCGGGGGCGATCATTGAGAAATGGCAAAATACTCGCTATAATAACGAAACTGGTAAACCAGATCGAGGCTCGCAACcggcaaaccctaaccctctcttatccctgccgccgccgccgccatcttctcTCATCCATCGCCATGGCTGCTGCAGCCCGTAATTACCTTAATCTGGATTTTGACGTTTCCGATACGAAACCTCTCCCTGACTACTGCTTCTCAGAGGCTTCGGAGGTGTGGAGAGCTCATTCTGATCGATCGGATGAGGAAAGGGAACAGGAACAGGCTGTTTTGAgggtaattaattaaggatatCGAAGCCTCCAAGAAGCtttaatttgattttctttGCTTTGATTGTGCCTGCATATATACACGCACGTATCTTCC harbors:
- the LOC4349796 gene encoding probable purple acid phosphatase 20 translates to MAMAMTNTALAFFLLVAAASLLSLPPPSLAVTSPYVRPKPRATLSLLKDDDDGRKPEQVHISAVGSDKMRVTWITGGDAPATVEYGTTSGQYPFSATGSTNTYSYVLYHSGNIHDVVIGPLQPSTTYFYRCSNDTSRELSFRTPPASLPFKFVVAGDLGQTGWTESTLRHIGGDDYDMLLLPGDLSYADLYQPRWDTYGRLVEPLASARPWMVTQGNHEVERIPLVEPHAFKAYNARWRMPFDAGASPSGSNLYYSFDVAGGAVHVIMLGSYADYAAGSAQHRWLRRDLAAVDRARAAFVVALVHAPWYNSNEAHRGEGDAMRAAMEELLRGARVDAVFAGHVHAYERFARVYGGKEDPCGAVHVTIGDGGNREGLAGSYVDPQPAASAFREASFGHGRLEVVNATHALWTWHRNDDDEAVVADQAWITSLASNPACNK